The sequence CATGGGTGAGGTCAGTGTGACTTAACAGTAAATGTTAGTCCACATTCCTATAAAAGAAATGAGCAGAGGCCATTTAGAACTCAAGTATTGCCATTCATCTGCAGCTATGGTAACATATCTCCAATAATGATGTCAATGATGTACGTGGATGGGGCGGGGCCTCAGCTGATGACGTGGTGGCCATCCAGAACGCACGATTGGCTGTCCAGGAGGGCGGGCGGCTCACACAGCAGCAGATCATCCTCTCCCGTCATTGAGCTGTGCTCCGAGTTCACAAAGTTGGGAATGTCGAAGTGGTGCGACAGGAAGATGTGTTCCCTCTCTGACTTTCCCTCCTCTGGAAGTCCCTGGAGGTCGATACCGCCGTCTCCCCGCTCGCTGGCTTCCCCcgcctcccccatctcctccagcCCGAAGGAGCTGCGTCCTCCCAGACTCCCACGGACCCTATGTGGCCCAcatccatcccctctcccctgctTCTCCTTGCTGATGTAGAAGAAGGAGCGTGATTCGTCCAGAAGGGGGCGCGAGAAGGCCTTGTCCTCGTCGGCCAGGGAGTCCCCCTGGGGGCAGTGGATGTCCACGACGCAGTTCCCCAGCCGGTGGCGCTTCTCGCACGGCTCCAGGTTTCTGTTggggagggagaatagagagcgAGATGTtacaaggagaggagagagggagggtgtgaAAGAGAGGCCTTCAATAGAGACCTTCATTTTAAAGTGTTTTTATTCCAAGTTTTTATAGAGCCAAATGTACCAGTAACTAGGTATTTTCCATAATTTTCAACCAATTGCAGTCGTGTTCATTGTCAACTATTTCTATTGGTCCAGTTAATGGAAGTCGGCAATTGACACAGGGGTTTCAGCTCAGTCATTGGGTCACCTGCCATCTTGAAGTATGTGTGCCAGAATGTTTGTGTCAGTAGAATGTGCttggaggagggagaacaggggcCTCGCATTGATCAGTACTTCTTGAGAAGTCATTTAAGTCAGTCGAATGTTCAGTGACTCGAGCAAAACCAAAGTTTGCAGAATATCAGTACCCCTGTCTCTGAGCAGGCTAACTCAAGCACATAAACATCAAATGTGGAGTGTATTGAGCCCATCCAGCAAGAAAGAACAAGTGGGTATAAACCTACGGTTTAGAGCCCTCAAACTaaactctggacctcaaagccagttccactgcgtttattcattgttcccctctactcagggactgatttagacctgggacaccaggtgggttaaATTAATTATCCCTTTCAAATTCATCAAAG is a genomic window of Oncorhynchus keta strain PuntledgeMale-10-30-2019 chromosome 19, Oket_V2, whole genome shotgun sequence containing:
- the LOC118397833 gene encoding melanocortin-2 receptor accessory protein 2A-like isoform X1; translation: MKCRSGKPSDTVHLRCPKSIIIIKVDPAAHVAVIMCGSMNIMMMTSPCLSRVSRLIDWDTTGHRLVQSTLFQHHLSTYCDVESMWKIQWICKKSSTVVLSENSTTGLCHYDSIVIGFWVGLAVFVVFMFFILTLLTKTGAPHQENLEPCEKRHRLGNCVVDIHCPQGDSLADEDKAFSRPLLDESRSFFYISKEKQGRGDGCGPHRVRGSLGGRSSFGLEEMGEAGEASERGDGGIDLQGLPEEGKSEREHIFLSHHFDIPNFVNSEHSSMTGEDDLLLCEPPALLDSQSCVLDGHHVIS
- the LOC118397833 gene encoding melanocortin-2 receptor accessory protein 2A-like isoform X2, with the protein product MSEIHHYNQSRPSSTRGSDYVWQYEYYDDDEPVSFEGLKAHRYSIVIGFWVGLAVFVVFMFFILTLLTKTGAPHQENLEPCEKRHRLGNCVVDIHCPQGDSLADEDKAFSRPLLDESRSFFYISKEKQGRGDGCGPHRVRGSLGGRSSFGLEEMGEAGEASERGDGGIDLQGLPEEGKSEREHIFLSHHFDIPNFVNSEHSSMTGEDDLLLCEPPALLDSQSCVLDGHHVIS